In Procambarus clarkii isolate CNS0578487 chromosome 50, FALCON_Pclarkii_2.0, whole genome shotgun sequence, one genomic interval encodes:
- the LOC138351561 gene encoding nucleoporin p54-like, protein MLRASYNPIFKNLFIEQIIPMLTLTEQQMKKYLDTPQRGNDPALWELGKRKNPDPKKLIPVVKVGFQELQKQFKYQEEYGNKLHNSMKNIMDDIRQLSCMQTTIKVTIQNFKLKQTNIMHRVLKLVSAQEVERKKTLPLEKTEDQIRLRLENLYMQLQDLKGCLNELMAQSIKPGSFPRAQRYGLVVDKVQDISQYLKWQQDALQAIVNILKEDIQVVVNIKKNIS, encoded by the exons atgttaagagcatcatacAATCCAATTTTTAAG AATTTGTTTATTGAACAGAttattccaatgttgactttaactgaacaacaaatgaagaaatatcttgatacaccgcaaagag gaAATGATCCAGCATTGTGGGAACTGGGCAAGCGAAAAAATCCTGACCCAAAGAAATTGATACCTGTTGTAAAAGTGGGATTTCAGGAATTACAGAAACAGTTCAAGTATCAAGAAGAATATGGCAATAAACTTCATAATAGTATGAAGAATATCATGGATGATATAAGACAATTAAGTTGTATGCAGACGACAATTAAAGTTACCATTCAGAATTTTAAGTTGAAACAGACAAATATAATGCACCGAGTTCTAAAATTGGTGTCAGCACAAGAGGTTGAAAGGAAAAAAACTTTACCACTAGAAAAAACAGAGGATCAGATTCGACTGCGATTAGAAAACTTGTATATGCAGCTGCAAGACCTCAAGGGATGTTTGAATGAACTAATGGCTCAGTCTATAAAGCCTGGTAGTTTTCCGCGGGCCCAACGGTATGGACTGGTTGTTGACAAAGTGCAGGATATATCACAATACCTAAAATGGCAACAGGATGCACTTCAGGCAATAGTTAACATACTTAAGGAAGAtatacaagtggtcgttaacataaagaagaacatcagCTAA